A genomic stretch from Theobroma cacao cultivar B97-61/B2 chromosome 4, Criollo_cocoa_genome_V2, whole genome shotgun sequence includes:
- the LOC18602182 gene encoding probable LRR receptor-like serine/threonine-protein kinase At5g37450 — protein sequence MMAKAILNIVVVLVSCCFALLASGQLTYPSDADALNAIRRKLKDPGKTLRRWKKGDPCESNWTGVICTTNQDDGYFHVQELRMLNLNLSGTLAPELGQLSNLTLLNFIWNNITGSIPKEIGNIKSLKFLLLSGNHLSGSLPDELGYLPNLLMLQVDLNQISGTLPKSFVNLVSCRHFHMNNNSISGQIPSELSTMPELLHFLLDNNNLSGYLPSEYSQMRSLKILQLDNNNFGGTEIPASYSNMSKLVKLSLRNCNLQGAIPDFSSIQPLRYLDLSHNHLTGGIPTNKLSDNITTIDLSYNLLNGSIPSNFSGLPHLQRLSLENNLLSGDVPSTVWQNVNFTAAARLIIDFQNNSLSNISGSINPPSNVTIRLEGNPVCNIANQLNIAQFCGITTGDDDFAPGSSSNSNNSCPPQSCPLSENFEYVPESPLYCFCAAPLGVGLRLRSPTISDFRPYTNPYRLYITASLGLDLYQLVVDSFIWQKGPRLQLYLKIFPQSSNTTAKFNDSEIQRIRDMIATFAIPSNDTFGPYELLNFTLLRPYSNVELQPLESGLSKGALIGIILGAIFSVVAICLAIMVLFYKRRTQSRREVLKKQSIAKVPIRTESVKEFSFVELEAGTSGFSDTTQVGRGGYGKVYRGILANGTVVAIKRAQQGSLQGQIEFITEIELLSRLHHRNLVSLVGYCSEQGEQMLVYEFMPNGSLHDLLSDRYRDTLSFPLRLRIALGSAKGILYLHNEADPPIIHRDIKANNILLDFKFNPKVSDFGISRLAPVPDAEGASAHVSTVVKGTPGYLDPEYFLTHKLTEKSDVYSLGIVFLELLTGMQPISHGRNIVREVYGACQSGLMFSIIDQSMGSYPSECTKKFMALALKCCQDDPKERPTMLEVVRELENLCSVLPESDLIPTGSDASSAGRMSAGYASSPLYSGRNSQGTTEILGSELISGVIPTIRPR from the exons ATG ATGGCAAAGGCGATACTAAATATTGTTGTTGTTCTTGTTTCATGTTGCTTTGCTCTTCTTGCTTCAGGACAGCTTACTTATCCATCGGACG CTGATGCACTGAATGCTATTCGGCGTAAACTCAAAGATCCAGGAAAAACTCTCAGACGTTGGAAAAAAGGTGATCCATGTGAGTCAAACTGGACCGGGGTAATCTGCACCACGAATCAAGATGATGGTTATTTCCATGTTCAAGAATT GCGGATGCTAAATTTGAATCTTTCTGGAACACTTGCTCCTGAACTTGGCCAACTATCTAATTTGACTCTTTT GAATTTTATATGGAACAATATTACTGGCAGCATACCAAAGGAGATAGGCAATATAAAATCTTTGAAATTCCT GCTTTTGAGTGGAAATCACCTTTCTGGATCTTTACCCGACGAGCTTGGTTATCTGCCTAACTTACTAATGTTGCAGGTGGATTTGAATCAGATATCAGGAACACTGCCCAAATCTTTTGTAAATCTAGTCAGCTGCAGGCACTT TCACATGAACAACAACTCAATTAGTGGTCAGATTCCATCAGAGCTCTCCACCATGCCTGAACTTCTACACTT CCTGTTGGACAATAATAACTTATCAGGGTATCTACCGTCAGAATATTCACAGATGCGAAGCTTGAAAATACT CCAACTTGATAATAACAATTTTGGTGGAACTGAGATTCCTGCTTCTTACAGCAACATGTCCAAGCTGGTGAAACT AAGTCTTAGGAACTGCAACTTGCAAGGAGCTATTCCTGATTTCAGTAGTATTCAACCACTTCGTTATCT TGATCTGAGCCATAACCACCTTACTGGAGGGATACCAACAAATAAGCTTTCTGATAACATCACAACTAT TGATCTATCCTACAATTTGCTGAATGGATCTATCCCTTCAAACTTTTCAGGCCTTCCTCATCTTCAGAGATT GTCACTAGAAAACAATTTGTTAAGTGGAGATGTTCCCTCTACTGTTTGgcaaaatgtgaattttactGCTGCAGCAAGACTTATCAT AGATTTCCAGAACAATTCActttcaaatatttcaggcaGTATAAATCCTCCTTCAAATGTTACAATTAG GCTTGAGGGCAATCCTGTCTGTAACATAGCAAATCAACTAAACATAGCCCAATTCTGTGGAATTACAACTGGAGATGATGATTTTGCACCTGGAAGCTCAAGTAACTCTAATAACAGCTGCCCACCTCAATCCTGTCCTCTAAGTGAAAACTTTGAATATGTCCCAGAATCTCCTCTATATTGCTTCTGTGCTGCACCTCTTGGAGTTGGGTTACGTTTAAGAAGTCCTACCATATCAGATTTTCGTCCATATACCAATCCATATAGGTTGTACATAACAGCCAGTCTTGGCTTGGATCTTTATCAACTAGTTGTTGACTCATTTATATGGCAAAAGGGTCCTAGGCTACAGctgtatttaaaaattttccctCAATCTAGCAATACTACTGCTAAATTCAATGATAGTGAGATCCAACGAATCAGAGACATGATTGCTACCTTTGCAATTCCTTCGAATGACACCTTTGGTCCATATGAGCTGCTCAACTTTACACTCCTCAGACCTTATTCTAATG TTGAACTCCAGCCTCTGGAATCAGGACTAAGTAAAGGTGCCCTAATCGGAATAATCTTAGGGGCCATATTCTCTGTAGTAGCAATATGTTTGGCCATTATGGTCCTCTTCTACAAAAGGCGCACTCAATCCCGGCGTGAAGTGTTAAAAAAACAGTCAA TTGCTAAGGTTCCAATCAGAACTGAAAGTGTTAAGGAATTCAGCTTTGTAGAACTTGAAGCAGGTACAAGCGGATTCTCTGACACCACTCAAGTTGGTCGAGGAGGCTATGGAAAGGTTTACAGAGGCATTTTGGCTAATGGAACAGTAGTAGCAATAAAGCGTGCCCAACAAGGATCTTTGCAGGGTCAAATAGAGTTCATAACTGAAATAGAACTGTTGTCACGGTTACATCATCGGAACCTGGTTTCTTTGGTTGGATATTGTAGCGAACAAGGCGAGCAG ATGTTAGTGTATGAGTTTATGCCCAATGGTTCTCTCCATGATCTTCTCTCAG ATAGATACAGAGATACCTTGAGTTTCCCTCTGCGATTGCGTATTGCATTGGGTTCAGCCAAAGGCATCCTCTACCTTCATAATGAAGCTGACCCACCAATAATTCATCGGGATATTAAGGCAAACAACATATTGCTGGACTTCAAGTTTAATCCTAAAGTTTCTGATTTTGGAATCTCAAGGCTTGCACCAGTGCCAGATGCTGAAGGAGCTTCAGCTCATGTATCCACAGTTGTGAAAGGCACACCA GGCTACCTGGATCCAGAATATTTCTTGACTCACAAGTTGACAGAGAAAAGTGATGTCTATAGCCTTGGAATAGTGTTTCTGGAACTTTTGACAGGGATGCAGCCTATCTCTCATGGGAGAAACATTGTCCGAGAG GTTTATGGAGCTTGTCAATCCGGACTGATGTTTTCCATCATAGACCAGAGCATGGGTTCATACCCTTCTGAGTGCACCAAGAAATTTATGGCACTGGCCCTGAAGTGTTGCCAGGATGATCCCAAGGAACGACCAACGATGTTGGAAGTTGTGAGAGAGTTAGAGAACTTATGTTCAGTGCTTCCGGAGTCGGATTTGATTCCAACAGGGTCAGATGCCTCCTCTGCAGGCAGAATGTCAGCAGGGTATGCCTCATCGCCTCTCTACTCTGGCAGGAATTCCCAAGGGACCACCGAAATCTTAGGAAGTGAACTTATTAGCGGTGTAATCCCCACCATCAGGCCTCGCTGA
- the LOC18602183 gene encoding acetyltransferase NSI isoform X1, which yields MLTHNVAAPSSIRPILSYDCHCQVSNQLLFPLSPNLNPGTWKANRKLKGCRLKASFWESIRSGILKNNTTQIIEPPSTLEKEEEPLPEEFVLVEKSQPDGEVEQIIFSSGGDVDIYELQALCDKVGWPRRPLSKLAAALKNSYMVATLHSVRKLASSEGDEQKKLIGMARATSDHAFNATIWDVLVDPCYQGQGLGKAMVEKLIRTLLQRDIGNITLFADSQVVEFYRNLGFEPDPEGIKGMFWYPRY from the exons ATGCTTACTCACAACGTTGCTGCGCCGTCTTCTAT ACGCCCAATTCTTTCCTACGATTGCCATTGCCAAGTATCTAATCAGTTGTTATTTCCTCTCAGTCCAAATCTAAATCCCGGGACTTGGAAGG cAAACAGAAAGCTTAAGGGATGTCGACTCAAGGCTAGCTTCTGGGAGTCCATTAGATCTGG GATTTTGAAGAACAACACAACACAAATAATTGAACCACCATCCACACttgaaaaagaggaagaacCATTGCCTGAAGAGTTTGTGCTTGTTGAAAAGTCTCAACCAGATGGAGAAGTTGAACAAATAATATTCTCTTCCGGAGGAGATGTGGATATCTATGAGCTTCAAGCCCTGTGTGATAAG GTTGGCTGGCCGAGGAGGCCATTGTCAAAACTAGCTGCAGCTTTAAAAAATAGTTACATGGTAGCCACATTGCATTCTGTTAGGAAATTGGCTAGTTCAG AAGGGGACGAGCAAAAGAAGCTAATTGGCATGGCTCGTGCTACATCAGATCATGCATTCAATGCTACAATCTGGGATGTTCTTGTTGATCCTTGCTATCAG GGCCAAGGCCTTGGTAAGGCCATGGTTGAAAAGCTGATAAGGACTCTTCTACAGAGGGATATTGGTAATATAACACTTTTCGCAGATAGTCAAG TTGTGGAGTTTTATCGGAATTTAGGTTTTGAACCTGATCCAGAAGGCATTAAGGGTATGTTTTGGTATCCAAGGTATTAA
- the LOC18602183 gene encoding probable acetyltransferase NSI isoform X2: MLTHNVAAPSSIRPILSYDCHCQVSNQLLFPLSPNLNPGTWKANRKLKGCRLKASFWESIRSGILKNNTTQIIEPPSTLEKEEEPLPEEFVLVEKSQPDGEVEQIIFSSGGDVDIYELQALCDKCTWGSYLTEGDEQKKLIGMARATSDHAFNATIWDVLVDPCYQGQGLGKAMVEKLIRTLLQRDIGNITLFADSQVVEFYRNLGFEPDPEGIKGMFWYPRY; this comes from the exons ATGCTTACTCACAACGTTGCTGCGCCGTCTTCTAT ACGCCCAATTCTTTCCTACGATTGCCATTGCCAAGTATCTAATCAGTTGTTATTTCCTCTCAGTCCAAATCTAAATCCCGGGACTTGGAAGG cAAACAGAAAGCTTAAGGGATGTCGACTCAAGGCTAGCTTCTGGGAGTCCATTAGATCTGG GATTTTGAAGAACAACACAACACAAATAATTGAACCACCATCCACACttgaaaaagaggaagaacCATTGCCTGAAGAGTTTGTGCTTGTTGAAAAGTCTCAACCAGATGGAGAAGTTGAACAAATAATATTCTCTTCCGGAGGAGATGTGGATATCTATGAGCTTCAAGCCCTGTGTGATAAG TGTACTTGGGGAAGTTATTTGACAGAAGGGGACGAGCAAAAGAAGCTAATTGGCATGGCTCGTGCTACATCAGATCATGCATTCAATGCTACAATCTGGGATGTTCTTGTTGATCCTTGCTATCAG GGCCAAGGCCTTGGTAAGGCCATGGTTGAAAAGCTGATAAGGACTCTTCTACAGAGGGATATTGGTAATATAACACTTTTCGCAGATAGTCAAG TTGTGGAGTTTTATCGGAATTTAGGTTTTGAACCTGATCCAGAAGGCATTAAGGGTATGTTTTGGTATCCAAGGTATTAA
- the LOC18602184 gene encoding BTB/POZ domain-containing protein At3g08570 yields MVSDNSSVTSSNRSPASKFGNSFTTRIFSDVAGDITISVDGESFLLHKFPLVSRSGKIRKMIADGKDSNISKLELLDLPGGPQTFELAMKFCYGMNFEITTTNVAPLRCAAEYLEMTEDYREENLMARTEIYLNEVVVLSLEKSVEVLSTCETLPPIAEEVGIPNRCVEAIAMNACKEQLVSGLSRLDCASEATELKSGCLEWWIEDLSVLRIDYYQKVICAMGRVGVRPDSIVESLMHYAQASLKGVGKYQSWNPVRMKPSPGIGENDQKTIVETLVNLLPAEKSSSIPLSFLFGMLRMGIMVEATMACRLELERRIAFRLEMVSLDDLLIPSLLTGDSLFDVDTVHRILVNFLQLIEDEESEDCGYESEGLGSPSHGSLLKVGRLIDTYLAEIAPDPYLSLQKFVAMIEILPDYARVIDDGLYRAIDIYLKAHPMLSDQECKKLCKFIDCQKLSQEAGNHAAQNDRLPVQMAVRVLYFEQLRLKNALSGNSGDGFLSQKISSGVPSAAMSPRDNYASLRRENRELKLEISRMRVRLSELEKEQMFMKRGMMDKSGNGKTFFTSLSKGIGRIGIFSGPAGGKRQKSSRKSRGSDGKTGRSRRKGEVKSMFGVGLERGGGTKRPFYRDYLAIWDTV; encoded by the exons ATGGTCTCAGACAACAGCTCTGTCACTTCTTCTAATCGTTCCCCGGCATCCAAGTTTGGCAACTCCTTCACCACTCG AATCTTTTCAGATGTTGCAGGGGATATTACAATTTCTGTTGATGGAGAGTCCTTTCTACTGCACAAG TTTCCATTGGTATCTCGAAGTGGAAAGATCAGGAAAATGATTGCTGATGGTAAGGattctaatatttcaaaattggaGCTCCTCGACTTGCCAGGAGGACCTCAGACATTCGAACTTGCCATGAAATTCTGCTATGGCATGAACTTTGAGATCACAACCACAAACGTTGCCCCTCTGCGCTGTGCTGCAGaatatttggaaatgactGAAGACTACCGGGAAGAAAACCTTATGGCACGAACTGAGATTTACTTGAATGAGGTTGTGGTTCTAAGTCTTGAGAAGTCTGTGGAAGTCCTTTCTACGTGCGAGACACTACCTCCAATAGCAGAGGAAGTGGGAATTCCAAATAGATGTGTGGAGGCTATTGCCATGAATGCATGCAAGGAGCAGTTGGTGTCAGGTTTGTCTCGATTAGACTGTGCCAGTGAAGCTACAGAACTTAAGAGTGGATGTCTGGAGTGGTGGATTGAGGATTTGTCAGTTTTAAGGATTGATTATTATCAGAAGGTTATATGTGCCATGGGGAGAGTTGGTGTTAGACCGGACAGCATTGTTGAATCATTAATGCATTATGCCCAAGCATCACTGAAGGGTGTTGGAAAATATCAAAGTTGGAATCCAGTAAGAATGAAACCAAGTCCTGGCATTGGAGAAAATGACCAGAAGACAATTGTGGAAACCCTTGTAAATTTATTGCCAGCAGAGAAGAGCTCTTCCATTCCGTTGAGTTTCCTTTTTGGGATGCTTAGGATGGGAATTATGGTGGAAGCTACCATGGCCTGCAGGCTTGAGCTTGAGAGGAGGATAGCTTTTCGATTGGAAATGGTTTCACTTGATGATCTGCTTATACCATCTCTCCTCACTGGAGATTCTCTATTTGATGTTGATACGGTCCACAGGATACTTGTAAATTTTCTGCAGCTgattgaagatgaagaaagtGAAGATTGTGGGTATGAATCAGAAGGCCTTGGTTCTCCGAGCCACGGTTCTTTGTTGAAGGTGGGACGGCTTATTGACACATATTTAGCAGAAATTGCTCCTGATCCTTATTTGAGTTTGCAGAAATTCGTTGCTATGATAGAAATATTACCCGATTATGCTCGAGTTATTGATGATGGGCTTTATAGAGCAATTGATATATACTTGAAG gCTCATCCAATGCTAAGTGATCAGGAGTGCAAGAAGCTCTGTAAATTCATAGACTGCCAGAAACTCTCTCAAGAAGCCGGCAATCATGCTGCACAGAATGATCGACTCCCAGTACAGATGGCAGTTCGAGTCCTATACTTTGAGCAGCTTCGTCTGAAGAATGCCCTGTCTGGAAACTCTGGAGATGGATTCCTGTCCCAGAAAATAAGCAGTGGTGTCCCCAGTGCTGCCATGTCCCCTCGAGACAACTACGCTTCTCTGAGAAGGGAAAACCGAGAACTCAAGCTTGAGATATCGAGAATGAGAGTTAGGCTGAGTGAGTTGGAGAAGGAGCAGATGTTCATGAAACGGGGGATGATGGATAAGTCAGGAAATGGGAAAACTTTCTTTACCTCTCTATCTAAAGGGATTGGAAGGATCGGGATTTTTAGTGGCCCTGCTGGAGGAAAACGACAAAAATCAAGCCGGAAGTCTCGGGGATCAGACGGGAAAACCGGAAGGAGTCGCAG GAAAGGAGAAGTGAAGAGTATGTTTGGTGTAGGATTAGAGCGTGGCGGAGGGACGAAGAGACCGTTTTACCGAGACTATTTGGCCATATGGGATACCGTTTAG
- the LOC18602185 gene encoding V-type proton ATPase subunit E2 isoform X1, with product MNDGDVSRQIQQMVRFIRQEAEEKANEISVSAEEEFNIEKLQIVEVERRKIKQEYERKAKQVEVRKKIQYSMQLNASRLKVLQAQDDLVNSIKESARKELLRLSNDKRGYKKLLKALIVQSLVRLREVAVLLRCREVDRKVVESVLEEAKREYAEKLKVQPPKITIDNVYLPPPPSNADSHDPYCSGGVVLASEDGKIVCENTLDARLDVAFRQKLPEIRRRLVGQVGA from the exons ATGAATGACGGAGATGTGTCGAGGCAAATCCAGCAGATGGTCAGATTCATCCGCCAGGAGGCTGAGGAGAAAGCCAACGAGATATCTGTCTCTGCTGAAGAG GAATTTAACATCGAGAAGCTGCAAATAGTTGAAGTTGAAAGGAGAAAGATCAAACAAGAGTATGAGCGCAAGGCAAAGCAGGTGGAAGTCCGGAAGAAAAT CCAGTACTCAATGCAACTGAACGCGTCGCGCTTAAAAGTTCTTCAAGCACAGGATGATTTGGTGAATTCCATAAAAGAATCGGCCAGGAAGGAGCTTCTGCGTCTCTCTAATGACAAAAGGGGATATAAAAAACTCCTCAAAGCTTTGATTGTTCAG AGTCTGGTGAGGCTGAGGGAGGTAGCAGTTTTGCTGCGGTGCAGAGAGGTTGATCGCAAGGTCGTTGAGTCTGTCTTAGAAGAAGCAAAACGGGAGTACGCTGAAAAACTCAAAGTACAACCCCCTAAAATTACCATCGACAACGTTTACCTTCCACCCCCTCCCTCTAATGCAGATTCCCATGACCCTTACTG CTCGGGCGGAGTTGTGTTGGCTTCAGAAGATGGGAAGATAGTGTGCGAGAATACTTTAGATGCACGCCTGGATGTTGCTTTCAGACAGAAACTACCAGAG ATTCGAAGGCGTCTGGTGGGACAAGTGGGTGCTTGA
- the LOC18602185 gene encoding V-type proton ATPase subunit E2 isoform X2 gives MNDGDVSRQIQQMVRFIRQEAEEKANEISVSAEEEFNIEKLQIVEVERRKIKQEYERKAKQVEVRKKIQYSMQLNASRLKVLQAQDDLVNSIKESARKELLRLSNDKRGYKKLLKALIVQSLVRLREVAVLLRCREVDRKVVESVLEEAKREYAEKLKVQPPKITIDNVYLPPPPSNADSHDPY, from the exons ATGAATGACGGAGATGTGTCGAGGCAAATCCAGCAGATGGTCAGATTCATCCGCCAGGAGGCTGAGGAGAAAGCCAACGAGATATCTGTCTCTGCTGAAGAG GAATTTAACATCGAGAAGCTGCAAATAGTTGAAGTTGAAAGGAGAAAGATCAAACAAGAGTATGAGCGCAAGGCAAAGCAGGTGGAAGTCCGGAAGAAAAT CCAGTACTCAATGCAACTGAACGCGTCGCGCTTAAAAGTTCTTCAAGCACAGGATGATTTGGTGAATTCCATAAAAGAATCGGCCAGGAAGGAGCTTCTGCGTCTCTCTAATGACAAAAGGGGATATAAAAAACTCCTCAAAGCTTTGATTGTTCAG AGTCTGGTGAGGCTGAGGGAGGTAGCAGTTTTGCTGCGGTGCAGAGAGGTTGATCGCAAGGTCGTTGAGTCTGTCTTAGAAGAAGCAAAACGGGAGTACGCTGAAAAACTCAAAGTACAACCCCCTAAAATTACCATCGACAACGTTTACCTTCCACCCCCTCCCTCTAATGCAGATTCCCATGACCCTTACTG A